A single window of Electrophorus electricus isolate fEleEle1 chromosome 16, fEleEle1.pri, whole genome shotgun sequence DNA harbors:
- the etaa1 gene encoding ewing's tumor-associated antigen 1: MNDRRNFSSNPEERDQSEFSRIAQSKAKINRLKRSPRPSHPQSQKPPYSTGKTELKTPTRLTTNRFTNWTTIDSPNNDAEFQQDIIWDPTSPAAPFRNGRSRRRATNLTPVDVLDIARRIAPKSRRPEEAESSLLQWIGDSAIPCTPEVREPTPRPKSRRQNVVDDLLKLAKQFDFNMIQAEEALLQPRQQRSEQVMDVMDKDQELFCEENYSRALPQAGNPKVERAPLLLEEGDDTVDDAALIQEMEDDLDLLFDCSTLEASGYLSQGLSGQCQNVAESTQDAAMGVTLTATQGKDTVVNVSLPGEVLCKSGHRGLAPVVGGDSAADAAKVLVTALPLSNSRPGVSSAHDFEDDWSNDDLLDDSLLFEMTQNPELFSAPQRSSTQKQVNRNKDGTFFKNTNSKVTNGSHHQQAGNNVKFDSSQGLNQRLKSRQTFQMDPHPAQQCHQLPSNGNILGREVLVESNQQRRITASNEVPSVFSGTRIWNPSQCQRSVFRVGDQPQAQRPSGTTNVSSTSAEDVNKTWLVSSSFGSSGCVASAPSGFWHDKVAKVNEEKNHPITKGDGLADIADDDLDSIFASDDIWDDGADDDDLLCEACEKVEESTADLDPLETPVAKSRMDNSRVQGGVFVSAMTTGQSAITNVTRPKWENLFVRPNTPNRTTSLENTVDNSMVAPSSGSTKGPYRFTHVKSTSGMSSTPGSTALLQQQVCKRGVATSPQSSPRVPDDHHFKKPYSTFNNTPLSRDISQKKVVTVGRCSDAEIEKKKQQAMERRRLRMMANQNLGAPT; this comes from the exons ATGAATGACAGAAGGAATTTCAGTTCTAATCCAGAAGAACGTGATCAATCTGAATTTTCACGAATTGcccaaagcaaagcaaaaataaacaggcTGAAGAGAAGTCCGAGGCCAAGTCACCCACAGTCTCAGAAACCGCCCTATAGTACGGGTAAAACAG AACTGAAAACACCGACACGTCTGACAACAAACAGATTCACAAACTGGACCACCATCGACTCTCCTAATAATGATGCCGAGTTTCAACAAGATATCATCTGGGATCCAACATCACCAGCGGCTCCTTTTAGAAATG GACGCAGCCGAAGGAGAGCTACAAACCTCACACCGGTGGACGTATTAGACATTGCCAGACGGATAGCGCCAAAG AGCAGGAGACCTGAGGAAGCAGAGTCATCTTTGCTACAGTGGATCGGGGACAGCGCTATTCCATGTACTCCAGAGGTTCGGGAGCCCACACCCAGACCCAAATCAAGAAG GCAAAACGTTGTGGACGACCTGCTGAAGTTGGCAAAGCAGTTCGATTTCAACATGATCCAAGCGGAAGAAGCCCTGCTCCAGCCCAGACAGCAGCGCTCGGAGCAAGTTATGGATGTTATGGACAAGGACCAGGAGTTGTTTTGTGAGGAGAACTACTCACGAGCTCTGCCTCAGGCTGGCAATCCCAAAGTTGAGAGAGCCCCGTTGCTTTTGGAGGAGGGTGACGATACAGTGGACGATGCAGCCCTCATTCAGGAAATGGAGGATGATCTGGACTTGCTCTTTGATTGTTCAACGCTGGAGGCCAGTGGTTACCTCAGCCAGGGTTTAAGTGGACAGTGTCAGAACGTAGctgaaagcacacaggatgCAGCCATGGGTGTGACTCTTACTGCTACGCAGGGCAAAGACACTGTGGTTAATGTGTCTCTTCCCGGAGAGGTGCTGTGTAAGAGCGGTCACCGAGGTCTCGCTCCTGTAGTGGGCGGTGACTCGGCAGCAGATGCTGCTAAGGTACTTGTCACTGCATTGCCGCTTAGCAACAGCAGACCAGGTGTGAGCTCAGCACATGACTTTGAGGACGACTGGAGCAACGACGACTTGTTGGACGACTCACTGCTGTTTGAGATGACGCAAAACCCTGAACTCTTCTCCGCGCCTCAACGCAGCTCCACACAGAAACAGGTGAACAGAAACAAAGATGGCACTTTCTTCAAGAATACAAACAGCAAAGTGACAAATGGATCTCACCACCAGCAAGCTGGTAACAATGTGAAGTTTGACAGCTCACAAGGACTAAACCAGAGGCTCAAAAGCAGGCAGACCTTTCAGATGGACCCTCACCCTGCCCAACAGTGTCATCAGTTGCCTAGCAATGGGAATATTTTAGGAAGAGAAGTGCTTGTGGAGAGCAATCAGCAAAGGCGGATTACTGCCTCCAACGAAGTTCCGTCGGTTTTTTCAGGCACAAGGATCTGGAATCCAAGCCAGTGTCAACGCAGCGTATTCAGAGTTGGTGACCAACCCCAGGCGCAACGGCCATCAGGAACAACCAATGTTTCCTCCACTTCAGCTGAAGACGTAAATAAAACCTGGTTGGTTTCTAGCAGCTTTGGTTCATCAGGATGTGTTGCGTCTGCTCCATCTGGATTCTGGCATGATAAGGTCGCCAAGGTCAACGAGGAGAAAAACCACCCGATCACCAAAGGCGACGGCCTCGCCGACATCGCAGATGATGACCTGGACTCCATCTTTGCATCTGACGATATCTGGGATGATGGGGCGGACGACGACGACCTGCTCTGCGAAGCATGTGAAAAAGTGGAAGAATCCACAGCCGACCTAGACCCTCTGGAGACTCCTGTAGCGAAGTCCAGAATGGACAACAGCCGTGTGCAGGGCGGGGTGTTTGTCTCAGCCATGACGACCGGTCAAAGTGCCATCACTAATGTGACGCGACCTAAATGGGAGAACCTGTTTGTCCGACCGAACACGCCTAACAGGACCACGTCACTAGAGAATACAGTGGACAACAGCATGGTTGCACCATCCAGTGGTTCAACTAAAGGGCCGTACAGGTTCACCCATGTTAAAAGCACGTCAGGCATGAGTAGCACGCCTGGTAGTACTGcgctgctgcagcagcaggttTGCAAAAGGGGCGTGGCCACTTCGCCTCAATCATCTCCAAGGGTTCCAGATGACCATCATTTCAAAAAGCCTTATAGTACCTTTAACAATACACCTTTGTCCAGAG ACATCAGTCAGAAGAAGGTGGTGACAGTTGGGAGGTGTAGTGATGCTGAGATTGAAAAGAAGAAGCAGCAAGCCATGGAAAGGCGGAGACTCCGGATGATGGCCAATCAGAACCTTGGAGCACCTACATGA